In Candidatus Binataceae bacterium, the sequence AGGCCCTCTTTCCGGTTGACCTCGCCAAGGCAAACGTGTCCGAACTGTTTGACCCGCGATTGCGGGGTTCAGCTTGACTGTCTGCCACAGCGCGTACTAATCAGCCTAAGCCCGGAGGTCGGGGCTCGATGGTCAAGCGAACAGGCATTGTCGCCCTGCTCATGTGTCTCAGCGTGGCTTCCGGGGCGGCACGCGCGCAACTTCCGCCCGACCAGATGACCTCCTATACGCTGGGTGCTCCGCAGCCCCACTGGGCCTTCATCCTGGACTCGATGTTCCTCGCGCCCTCGGTCAGCAGGGTGCACATCGTCGACCTCGACGCGCAGAAACTGCTCGGGCAGGTCAACGGCGGCTACTACAGCAATTTCGAGTACTCGCCCGACCATCGCGAGATGTATACCATCGACACCTTCTATTCGCGCTCCTGGCACGGGACGCGCAGCGATGAGGTCTCGATCTTCGATGCGAGCACGCTGCTTTACAAAAGTGAGATCCACATCCCGCCCAAACGGATCCTTATAGTTCCCAAGATCAACACCACCGGCCTCACTCCCGATGGCCGGTTCATGATGATCGCAAACCTTACCCCGTCCACCTCGGTCAGCGTGGTGGATCTCAAAGCGCGCAAGTTCGTCGGTGAAATCGAAACCGGCGGCTGCGTGCAGGTGCTGGTCGCCGGCAACCGCAAATTCGCTTCGATGTGCCCTGACGGGTCGCTGCTGACGGTCCACCTCGACGAGTCGGGCAAGGTCATGGGCCGCAAGCAATCGAAGCCATTCTTCGATCCCAACAAGGATCCGGTATTCGATCAGCCGATCGTGGTCGGCAGCACCGCGTACTTCCCTTCCTATCATGGCAACCTCTACCCGGTGGATTTGTCGGGCGACACCGCGCAGGGCGAAAGCGAGTGGCCACTCACTACCGAGGAAGATCGCAAGGCGAACTGGCGTCCCGGCGGATGGCTCTCCATCGCCGCCAGTGAGAAAGGCGACCAGCTGTATGTGCTCATGCATCAGGGCGGCGAGTGGACCCACAAACAGGCGGGCAGGGAAGTATGGGTCTTTGACACCGGGCGCAAAACCCGGATCGGCCGCATCCCGCTCAAGACCGAGGGGTATTCGATTCGTGTGAGCCGGGGGCCCAATCCGATTCTCGAGAGTCTCGCGCTCATGCAAAGCCAGATCGAAACCTACACTGCACCCGAGGGCAAGTACCTGGGCGTGTTTAAAGATATAGGCACGTCCTTCCTGGTATCCGGTCCTTAACCTGTGATGAATCTCGATCCGACCATTGTCGCGATTGCTTGCGCCACCAGCGCTACCATTTTTCTCGGCTCGGCGGCGCTTAAGTTCTCGCAGCCGATGGAATTTCGCGCCGCGGTTGAGAGCTATCGGCTGGTGCCCGAGGCGATGGCGGCCGTGCTTGGGTGGATCGTTCCAGCACTTGAGCTGGCGGGCGCGACTGGGTTGGTGGTGGCCGCCACGCGAGGCGCCGGCGCGCTTCTGCTACTTACCCTGATCGCGGCGTTTACCGGTGCGATCGCGCTCAACCTGGCGCGCGGCCGACGCGACCTCGATTGCGGATGCTTCGGACCGCTGCTGCGTCAGCCGCTCAGCGGATGGCTGATCGCGCGCAACGGCCTGCTCGCGTTCCTGGTGCTGGCCGCGTTCACCCCCGGCGACGCGCGCCCGCTGACCTCGCTCGATTACCTAACCATCGCCGCCGCCGCGGCCGCGATGGTGATTCTCTACGGGGCTGCTAACTACCTGCTTGCTACGGCGCCAAAAATCGCGGCTTTGAGGACACGCGATGCATGATGCACTCGCGATCTCGCAGGTAGTGCTGTGGATCATCGTGGTCATCCTGGCCGCGACGGTGCTGGCGCTCGCACGGCAGATTGGAGTGTTGCACGAGAGAATCGCGCCGATGGGGGCGCTGACCATAGACAAGGGACCGAAAGTCGGTGATGCCGCGCCCATCTTTGATCTCCACGCGCTGAATCAAAGCCCGGTGACTCTCGGCGGGCCAAGCGCGAGCGGTCTTAGTACCATGCTCATGTTCGTGTCCCCGACCTGTCCGGTGTGCAAGAAGCTGTTGCCGATCGTCAGATCTATAGCCGCGAGCGAGACGCAGTGGCTGCGCGTGGTCTTCACGAGCGATGGCGAGGAGCCCGCGCAGCAGGAGTTTGTCCGCCGCCATCGGCTTGAATCATTTCCCCTGGTACTATCGAGCGAACTCGGAACGACCTACCGAGTGAGCAAGCTTCCTTACGCGGTGCTGATCGACGAGGAAGGACGCATCCGCGCCAAGGGCCTGGTTAACACTCGCGAACACCTTGAGAGCATAATCCAGGCCAAGCAGATGGGAGTCGCGTCCGTTCAGGACTACCTGCGAGCCCGGCACGAACCTGCGGTGCCTCCCAACGGGTCGCGCGACGGGAACCGCGATGGATAAGATAGTGGAAGGGCTGACCCGCGCGGTCGCACAGCGCTCCTCGAGGCGCAGCTTCATCGCGCGCCTGGGCAGGCTGATCACGGGCGGAATGATCATTCCGCTCCTGCCCGTGGATCGCGCCGCCGCGCAGAGCGTGGCTGGCTCGCCCGCGGCGCAAGCGACGCCCAAGCCGAATCCCAACGACGATCACACCTGCGACTATTGGAAATACTGTGCAATCGATGGCTACTTGTGCAGCTGCTGCGGTGGCGGTTCGCACGATTGTCCGCCCGGCGCGACGCCATCGCCGACTTCGTGGGTCGGTACCTGCCGGCATCCGGCAGACGGCAAAGACTACATCGTCAGCTACCGCGACTGCTGCGGCAAGAACCCCTGCGGACGCTGCCTGTGTGCCAACACCGTGGGCGAGATGCCTCTGTACCGGACGCAACTCAACAGCGACCTTATCTGGTGCTTCGGCGCCCCAACGATGGTTTATCACTGCTCGACCGCCGAAATCGTCGGGCTCAAGTAACGCGTTGCGCGCCGGATCGCTCCTGGTGGCCTGGGTTTTCCCGCTGCTGGCTGTTACTCCGGCGCGCGCTCAGGCACCGCCCGCGTTCCAGCAGCGCTGCGCCGTGTGCCATCAGGAGAACGGGAGTGGGGTTCCCGGAATATTTCCGCCGCTTAACGATACGATTGGTCCCTACGTCCGGCTTCCACAGGGACGGACCTTTCTGATTCACCTGCTGCTCTTCGGAATGAACGGCGCGATCAAATCGCACGGCACCATCTATGAGGGCTTCATGCCGCCGGCCGCTGATTTGAGTGATAGCGATCTGGCCGAGGCCATCAACTATGTGCTCGGGACCCTCAATGCTGGCACCCTTCCCCACGACTTCCAGCCGTTTACACCGATGGAATTCAAAACGGCACGCACGAGCCGGCTGACAGTTACCGACGTCTTCTACGAACGCGAAAAACTGATCGCGTCGCTCGACAAAGGCGCGAGCGCGACCTCTGTCAGGTGATGATCGCACGCTCTCTCGGCGCCGTTACGATGCTCCTGGTTTTCGTGGCTGCGACACCGGCGTGCGCCGAGTCGCCGCAGAATTTATACACCTTGAACTGCTGGGGTTGTCACCGCGCCAACGGCGAAGGCGTCGCGGGTACTGCGCCGCCGCTCATCAACGCGGCGGATTTTCTCAAAGTACCGGGAGGACGCGAATATCTGATCCGGGTTCCCGGGGTCTCCCAATCGATGCTCGACGACGCCGACACGGCGCTGGTGATGAACTGGATTCTCGAAACCTTCAGCAAAGGCCGGGTTCCGGACGATGTTAAGCCTTTCACGGCAGCGGAAATTCACCACGCGCGCGCCGAGCCGCATCTGTTCGACATCACCGAAATCCGTACCCAACTGTTAAGAAAGATGGTCGCGATGAAGATTAGATCTTCCCCGGTGGATGCGACAGCGCACGCGGGGCCCAATTCGGTGGCTACCCCGCCGATCGAGGAGTGAACAGCGCCCCGCAGATGGTCTTGGCCGCGTCCAGGACCTGTTCGATGACTCGCTCCTCACGCACCTCCGCGCCGATCGCCAATCCTTCCATAATAAGGGCGAGCATGACCGGGAAGAGATCCTGGTTCGGAACGCTCGAAGCGAAAGGCTCGAACAGGCCCCTTAGC encodes:
- the mauD gene encoding methylamine dehydrogenase accessory protein MauD, yielding MHDALAISQVVLWIIVVILAATVLALARQIGVLHERIAPMGALTIDKGPKVGDAAPIFDLHALNQSPVTLGGPSASGLSTMLMFVSPTCPVCKKLLPIVRSIAASETQWLRVVFTSDGEEPAQQEFVRRHRLESFPLVLSSELGTTYRVSKLPYAVLIDEEGRIRAKGLVNTREHLESIIQAKQMGVASVQDYLRARHEPAVPPNGSRDGNRDG
- a CDS encoding cytochrome c yields the protein MIARSLGAVTMLLVFVAATPACAESPQNLYTLNCWGCHRANGEGVAGTAPPLINAADFLKVPGGREYLIRVPGVSQSMLDDADTALVMNWILETFSKGRVPDDVKPFTAAEIHHARAEPHLFDITEIRTQLLRKMVAMKIRSSPVDATAHAGPNSVATPPIEE
- a CDS encoding amine dehydrogenase large subunit, yielding MVKRTGIVALLMCLSVASGAARAQLPPDQMTSYTLGAPQPHWAFILDSMFLAPSVSRVHIVDLDAQKLLGQVNGGYYSNFEYSPDHREMYTIDTFYSRSWHGTRSDEVSIFDASTLLYKSEIHIPPKRILIVPKINTTGLTPDGRFMMIANLTPSTSVSVVDLKARKFVGEIETGGCVQVLVAGNRKFASMCPDGSLLTVHLDESGKVMGRKQSKPFFDPNKDPVFDQPIVVGSTAYFPSYHGNLYPVDLSGDTAQGESEWPLTTEEDRKANWRPGGWLSIAASEKGDQLYVLMHQGGEWTHKQAGREVWVFDTGRKTRIGRIPLKTEGYSIRVSRGPNPILESLALMQSQIETYTAPEGKYLGVFKDIGTSFLVSGP
- a CDS encoding MauE/DoxX family redox-associated membrane protein, which produces MNLDPTIVAIACATSATIFLGSAALKFSQPMEFRAAVESYRLVPEAMAAVLGWIVPALELAGATGLVVAATRGAGALLLLTLIAAFTGAIALNLARGRRDLDCGCFGPLLRQPLSGWLIARNGLLAFLVLAAFTPGDARPLTSLDYLTIAAAAAAMVILYGAANYLLATAPKIAALRTRDA
- a CDS encoding cytochrome c; translation: MAWVFPLLAVTPARAQAPPAFQQRCAVCHQENGSGVPGIFPPLNDTIGPYVRLPQGRTFLIHLLLFGMNGAIKSHGTIYEGFMPPAADLSDSDLAEAINYVLGTLNAGTLPHDFQPFTPMEFKTARTSRLTVTDVFYEREKLIASLDKGASATSVR
- the mauA gene encoding methylamine dehydrogenase (amicyanin) small subunit — translated: MDKIVEGLTRAVAQRSSRRSFIARLGRLITGGMIIPLLPVDRAAAQSVAGSPAAQATPKPNPNDDHTCDYWKYCAIDGYLCSCCGGGSHDCPPGATPSPTSWVGTCRHPADGKDYIVSYRDCCGKNPCGRCLCANTVGEMPLYRTQLNSDLIWCFGAPTMVYHCSTAEIVGLK